One segment of Pseudophryne corroboree isolate aPseCor3 chromosome 10, aPseCor3.hap2, whole genome shotgun sequence DNA contains the following:
- the LOC134965315 gene encoding uncharacterized protein LOC134965315 produces MPKAGSGHSYSGAQLNQVRNYVTMLQYKAALTAIRDDFSPIMSAGKLTQQWLVDSYLQVEANRLNYIRHNQSRLRAEQYQGLADHVANMADYNNIPAGVHIILPSTFEGSPRHMRERCCDAMSIFCKWGAPDVFITFTANPTWPEILTNLRPGEHTSDRPDLVARVFKIKLDALMDDLTKHCLFGQTKSFVYTIEFQKRGLPHAHILLALRAEDKFNTVEQINKFVSAEIPHVETPILRQIILRCMLHGPCGTTNPRAPCMKDGKCSKNFPKLFNDNTIIHRHTYPVYQRRPQETVEVRGVLMSNQNVVPYNPYLALKYNAHINVEVCTSLYAIKYIYKYIFKGFDCANVVIKPDGQAEQQYNEIQNFIDCRYVSPPEAIWRLREYVMHKRSHAVIRLPVRHLPHQQTLMFEHGHEEEALLAAKTGKTKLESWFDLNTHDQHAQQWLYTDIPQYYVYTHGLWQKRKRGGDKIVARMYTVSLKNEERFYLRMLLLHVPGATSFQSLRTVNNVHYETFKATAFARGLLASDEEWHHCLTDGATYLMPKQLREMFSYICCFCQPTHPLQLWEDHLLDLTLDFVQKKSPNIAQNKALHAINTVLKQHGLSCTLLGLPNPLGHPPPEHLYNLTEEAQEAMTRLAMLNPQQLHAFNTIIMAVDNSQVTNHAFYLDGPGGSGKTFLYTTLIAYIRGKGKTVLPFATTGIAATLLKGGRTVHSGFKLPVPLLDTSVSSLRLTSPEADLLRQANLIIIDEITMLPKHGLRCIDTLLRDIMNINTPFGNKVIVLGGDFRQTLPVVPRGTQTDILECCIKASHLWKLFTHLTLTTNMRTEGEEAHNTWLLHVGMGSLPPNPHFNDNTTIQIPPHMITHDDLIETIFTNVHDMSEDSLAKRVIVAPTNAHTLDMNRKIIDLIPGNPTIYYSADSVDTEDPNDTLTFPLEFLHNQTPSGMPPHVLLLKKGVIIMLLRNLNPQHGLCNGTRLIVEDLAHHFIKCCILSECNHGDVVFIPRIDLAPSDTTLPFILRRRQFPITPAYTITINKSQGQTFDHVGILLQTSVFSHGQLYVALSRSRKAHHVKVHITPTEQQGQLFGDTQHFTKNVVFTQIFQM; encoded by the coding sequence atgcctaaggccggctctggtcattCTTACAGTGGAGCACAACTCAATCAAGTtcgcaactatgttactatgttgcaaTACAAAGCCGCTTTAACAGCTATTCGCGATGATTTCAGTCCCATTATGTCCGCAGGCAAATTAACACAACAGTGGTTAGTTGATTCCTATCTTCAGGTTGAGGCAAACCGATTAAACTACATTCGCCACAATCAAAGCAGATTACGAGCAGAACAGTATCAGGGACTAGCTGACCACGTTGCAAACATGGCAGACTACAATAACATACCAGCTGGCGTTCACATTATTCTACCGTCTACCTTTGAAGGATCCCCAAGACATATGCGTGAACGTTGCTGTGACGCTATGTCTATTTTCTGTAAGTGGGGAGCACCAGATGTTTTCATTACTTTCACTGCTAATCCCACATGGCCGGAAATACTCACCAATTTACGGCCAGGTGAACACACTTCTGATAGACCTGATTTAGTGGCACGCGTCTTCAAAATCAAACTTGATGCACTTATGGATGACCTAACCAAGCATTGCCTTTTCGGACAGACAAAATCCTTTGTCTATACTATCGAATTCCAAAAAAGAGGACTTCCTCACGCTCACATACTACTTGCACTACGAGCTGAGGATAAATTTAACACTGTTGAACAAATCAATAAGTTTGTATCCGCAGAAATACCACATGTAGAAACACCCATTTTACGCCAAATCATTCTCCGCTGCATGCTACATGGTCCATGCGGCACCACTAATCCACGAGCACCCTGCATGAAAGATGGAAAATGTTCCAAAAATTTCCCAAAACTGTTTAATGACAACACCATTATACATCGTCATACTTATCCTGTCTACCAACGTCGACCTCAAGAAACCGTTGAAGTTCGAGGCGTACTTATGTCCAACCAAAATGTGGTACCATACAATCCATACTTGGCCCTAAAGTACAATGCACACATAAATGTGGAAGTTTGCACATCCCTTTACGCTATTAAGTACATCTACAAGTACATTTTTAAGGGATTCGATTGTGCTAATGTGGTTATCAAACCAGATGGTCAGGCAGAGCAACAGTACAATGAAATCCAAAATTTTATCGACTGTCGCTATGTAAGCCCACCAGAAGCTATTTGGCGACTACGAGAATATGTCATGCACAAAAGATCCCACGCTGTCATACGACTTCCAGTACGTCATCTACCTCACCAACAAACACTCATGTTTGAACACGGACATGAGGAAGAAGCCCTCCTTGCTGCCAAAACTGGAAAAACTAAACTGGAATCTTGGTTTGACCTCAACACACATGACCAACATGCACAACAATGGCTCTACACTGACATTCCACAATACTACGTTTATACGCATGGACTTTGGCAAAAAAGAAAACGAGGAGGTGATAAAATTGTGGCAAGAATGTATACGGTCAGTCTCAAAAATGAAGAACGCTTCTACTTACGCATGTTACTTCTACATGTGCCCGGTGCAACCAGTTTTCAATCATTGCGCACAGTCAATAATGTACACTATGAAACCTTTAAAGCCACTGCTTTTGCACGTGGACTTCTTGCATCCGATGAAGAATGGCATCACTGCTTAACAGACGGAGCCACCTACCTTATGCCAAAACAGTTACGCGAAATGTTCTCATAcatctgctgcttttgtcagcctaCTCACCCACTACAATTGTGGGAAGATCACCTACTGGATCTAACTCTTGACTTTGTGCAAAAAAAATCTCCCAACATTGCACAAAACAAAGCGCTACACGCAATTAACACAGTCTTAAAACAACATGGACTTTCCTGTACACTACTTGGTTTACCTAATCCACTGGGTCACCCACCACCAGAACACCTGTATAATCTCACAGAAGAGGCTCAGGAAGCTATGACACGCCTTGCAATGCTCAACCCACAGCAGTTACATGCTTTCAACACAATTATCATGGCTGTGGATAACAGCCAAGTTACCAACCATGCATTTTATCTGGATGGACCCGGTGGCTCGGGCAAAACCTTCCTCTACACCACACTCATAGCATACATACGAGGAAAGGGTAAAACTGTATTGCCATTTGCAACCACTGGAATTGCCGCTACCTTACTCAAAGGAGGACGCACTGTTCACAGTGGATTCAAACTTCCTGTACCACTACTTGATACCTCCGTTTCTTCCCTCCGCCTAACTTCACCTGAAGCAGATCTCTTACGTCAAGCTAACCTCATCATTATTGATGAAATTACTATGCTTCCAAAACATGGACTACGCTGTATTGACACACTCTTACGTGACATCATGAACATAAACACACCATTTGGAAACAAAGTTATCGTCTTAGGAGGAGATTTCCGACAAACACTTCCAGTTGTTCCAAGAGGCACCCAAACTGATATTCTTGAATGCTGCATTAAAGCAAGCCACCTATGGAAACTTTTCACTCATCTCACTCTTACAACCAACATgcgcacagagggagaggaggcacacAATACATGGCTTCTACACGTTGGAATGGGAAGCCTGCCACCAAACCCGCATTTCAATGACAATACCACCATTCAAATCCCACCACATATGATCACCCACGACGATCTTATTGAAACTATTTTTACTAATGTACATGACATGTCAGAGGATTCCCTTGCAAAACGAGTCATTGTTGCACCCACAAATGCACACACACTAGACATGAATAGAAAAATCATTGATTTAATACCAGGAAATCCCACAATTTATTACAGTGCCGACTCTGTGGACACGGAAGATCCAAACGACACTTTGACCTTCCCCCTAGAATTTCTACACAACCAAACACCCTCAGGAATGCCTCCACATGTCCTGCTCTTAAAAAAAGGTGTCATTATCATGCTTTTACGCAACCTTAACCCACAACATGGATTGTGTAACGGCACACGATTAATCGTGGAAGACCTGGCACACCACTTCATAAAATGCTGCATTCTTTCAGAGTGCAACCACGGGGACGTTGTGTTTATTCCACGCATTGATTTGGCACCAAGTGATACAACATTACCATTTATCTTACGCCGTAGACAGTTTCCTATCACTCCAGCTTACACTATAACCATTAACAAATCACAAGGCCAAACTTTTGATCACGTTGGCATTCTTCTACAGACATCCGTCTTCTCACATGGGCAACTGTACGTTGCATTATCACGCTCAAGAAAAGCACATCACGTCAAAGTACACATTACACcaactgaacaacaaggccagCTCTTTGGTGACACCCAACACTTTACGAAAAATGTAGTTTTTACACAAATTTTTCAAATGTAA